In Motacilla alba alba isolate MOTALB_02 chromosome 21, Motacilla_alba_V1.0_pri, whole genome shotgun sequence, the following are encoded in one genomic region:
- the GPR157 gene encoding G-protein coupled receptor 157 isoform X2, producing MPAALPPTPLLAAERGAVLLSCALSCAGSALLLCSQALWPELRTRPRQLLLHLSLADLLSALSYFYGVLRDFQSTSWDCVLQGALSTFANTSSFFWTMAIALYLYLSIVRGSPAGPAVLWAFHAVSWGVPLAITVAAVALKKIGYDASNVSVGWCWVNLDAEDRLLWMLLTGKVWEILAYVTLPVLYILIKRHISRAHAALSEYRPILPAAPALRPRGSVADKKLILIPVIFIFLRIWSTVRFVLTLCDSPAVQNSVLVVLHGVGNTFQGGANCIMFVLCTRAVRARLLALLCCGQLAWPGQGSPSSWQPHGDKDKDKDKDKDKDKDVPGPGQTKPLLPST from the exons ATGCCGGCGGCGCTGCCCCCCACGCCGCTGCTGGCGGCGGAGCGCGGGGCCGTGCTGCTGTCGTGCGCGCTGTCGTGCGCGGGCTCGgcgctgctgctctgctcccaggcgCTGTGGCCGGAGCTGCGGACGCGGCCgcggcagctgctgctgcacctgtCCCTGGCCGACCTGCTCTCGGCGCTCTCCTACTTCTACGGGGTGCTGCGCGACTTCCAGAGCACCTCGTGGGACTGCGTGCTGCAGGGCGCCCTGTCCACCTTCGCCAACACCAGCTCCTTCTTCTGGACCATGGCCATCGCCCTCTACCTGTACCTGAGCATCGTCAGGGGCTCGCCCGCGGGCCCGGCCGTGCTCTGGGCTTTCCACGCCGTGAG CTGGGGTGTGCCCCTGGCCATCACAGTGGCTGCAGTGGCTCTGAAGAAGATTGGTTATGATGCCTCCAATGTTTCTGTGGGCTGGTGCTGGGTCAACCTGGACGCTGAGGATCGGCTCCTGTGGATGCTGCTGACAGGAAAGGTCTGGGAGATCCTGGCCTATGTCACCCTGCCAGTGCTCTACATCCTCATCAAGAGGCAcatcagcagagca CACGCCGCGCTGTCCGAGTACCGCCCCATCCTGCCCGCAGCGCCTGCCCTGCGGCCCCGCGGCAGCGTGGCGGACAAGAAGCTGATCCTCATCCCCGtcatcttcatcttcctccGCATCTGGAGCACCGTGCGCTTCGTGCTGACCCTCTGTGACTCCCCCGCCGTGCAGAACTCCGTCCTGGTCGTCCTGCAC GGAGTTGGGAACACGTTCCAAGGAGGAGCCAACTGCATCATGTTCGTGCTGTGCACCCGGGCGGTGCGGGCCcggctgctggccctgctctgctgtggccagctggcctggcctggccagggctcccccagctcctggcagccccacggggacaaggacaaggacaaggacaaggacaaggacaaggacaaggacgTGCCCGGCCCCGGGCAGACGAAGCcgctgctccccagcacctga
- the LOC119710483 gene encoding uncharacterized protein LOC119710483 isoform X1, which produces MRAEFRGEHSPGPGKLQELLEGLSWARKAPGAAGRTVLGQESSRSCWKDCPGPGKLRELLEGLSWARKAPGAAGSTVLGQESSGSCWKHCPGPGKLQELLEGLSWARKAPGAAGRTVLGQESSRSMAFMSWAWLSVMVRALWELQPGSVLHWNWDRTMFICCCCCWMVPLDVHPSSLAFRGPDHRGSWGFSRGSQSPAGSLAARGCGDVPRAPAGPAPARSRTVPGSELLGFVCALALLDHTGDGLGFVCHLEIMFYLIHSSSLARFLSIFSNFYKIKFSFFTRTLPSIDLCSTNRIWFLAPVLMDPALSSCWASDSNLPLPV; this is translated from the exons ATGCGTGCTGAGTTCCGAGGTGAACACAGCCCCGGGCCAGGaaagctccaggagctgctggaaggactGTCCTGGGCCAGGaaagctccaggagctgctggaaggactGTCCTGGGCCAGGaaagctccaggagctgctggaaggactGTCCTGGGCCAGGAAAGCtccgggagctgctggaaggactGTCCTGGGCCAGGAAAGCtccgggagctgctggaagcactgTCCTGGGCCAGGAAAGCtccgggagctgctggaagcactgTCCTGGGCCAGGaaagctccaggagctgctggaaggactGTCCTGGGCCAGGAAAGCtccgggagctgctggaaggactGTC CTGGGCCAGGAAAGCTCCAGGAGCATGGCTTTCATGTCCTGGGCATGGCTTTCAGTCATGGTGAGAGCCCTCTgggagctccagcctggctctgttcTTCACTGGAACTGGGACAGAACGATgtttatttgctgctgctgctgctggatggtGCCTCTGGATGTTCATCCCTCCTCCCTGGCGTTTAGGGGCCCGGACCATCGGGGTTCATGGGGGTTCTCCCGAGGGAGTCAGAGCCCTGCAGGCTCCCTGGCTGCTCGGGGATGTGGGGATGTGCCCcgggctccagcagggccagcccctgCCCGCAGCAGGACAGTGCCTGGCTCGGAGCTCCTGGGCTTTGTCTGTGCCTTGGCACTGCTGGATCACACAGGGGACGGGCTGGGCTTTGTGTGCCATTTGGAGATCATGTTTTACCTCATTCACAGCTCCTCACTTGCTCgttttttaagtattttctcCAACTTTTACAAAATAAAGTTCAGTTTCTTTACCAGGACACTGCCCAGCATTGATTTGTGCAGCACCAACAGGATCTGGTTCCTGGCTCCAGTCCTCATGGACCCAGCCCTTTCCTCTTGCTGGGCATCAGACTCAAATCTCCCTCTCCCTGTTTGA
- the LOC119710480 gene encoding solute carrier family 2, facilitated glucose transporter member 5-like, whose translation MKLKGDKQDSSEGTAGAKGKMTLPLALVALISAFGSSFQYGYNVSVINSPAPYMQEFYNRTYLDRTGAPMDRGFQTLLWSLTVSMFPLGGLFGSLMVWPMVNNCGRKGTLLINNLFSIAAAVLMGTSELAKTFEVIILSRVVMGIFAGLASNVVPMFLGEMSPKNLRGAVGVVPQLFITIGILAAQILGLNSILGNAEGWPVLLGLTGIPSLIQLLTLPFFPESPRYLLIQKGNEEQARRALQRLRGWEDVDDEIQEMYQENQSEKEEGQFSVLSLFTFRGLRWQLISIIVMMAGQQLSGVNGVFYYADRIFESAGVPSSSIQYVTVSIGAINVVMTLLAVFIVESLGRRILLLAGFVLCSASCAILTLALNLQSTVSWMSYLSIVCVIAYIIGHAIGPSPIPPVMITEMFLQSSRPAAFMVGGSVHWLSNFTVGLVFLYMEAGLGPYSFLIFCAICVATVLYIFFIVPETKNKTFMEINRIMAKRNKVEVQESKELKDSYPLGRQEEKKSLSSSEM comes from the exons ATGAAGCTGAAAGGGGACAAGCAGGACAGCTCCGAGGGCACTGCAGGTGCCAAGGGG aAAATGACACTTCCCCTGGCCCTGGTGGCTCTGATTTCTGCCTTTGGCTCTTCCTTCCAGTATGGCTACAACGTGTCTGTGATCAACTCTCCCGCCCCG TACATGCAAGAGTTTTACAACAGAACCTACCTGGACAGGACTGGAGCGCCCATGGACAGAGGCTTCCAGACGCTGCTCTGGTCTCTCACCGTGTCCATGTTCCCTCTGGGTGGCCTCTTTGGGTCACTCATGGTGTGGCCCATGGTCAACAACTGTGGCCG AAAGGGCACTTTGCTGATAAATAACCTCTTTTCCATCGCTGCTGCAGTCCTTATGGGAACCTCAGAGCTGGCAAAAACCTTTGAAGTAATCATCCTTTCCCGTGTTGTCATGGGAATATTTGCTG GTCTGGCTTCCAATGTGGTTCCTATGTTCCTTGGAGAAATGTCCCCCAAAAACCTGAGAGGAGCTGTCGGGGTGGTGCCACAGCTCTTCATCACCATTGGCATCCTTGCAGCTCAGATCCTTGGTCTCAACAGCATCCTTGGCAATGCTGAAG GctggcctgtgctgctggggctcacTGGGATCCCGTCCCTGATCCAGCTCCTGACATTGCCCTTTTTCCCTGAGAGTCCCAGGTACCTGCTCATCCAAAAGGGCAACGAGGAGCAGGCCCGGAGAG ctctgcagaggctgaggggctgggaggaCGTGGACGATGAGATACAGGAGATGTACCAGGAGAACCAGtcagagaaggaggaagggcagTTCTCTGTGCTCAGCCTGTTCACCTTCAGGGGCCTGAGGTGGCAGCTCATCTCCATCATCGTCATGATGGCAGGCCAGCAGCTCTCGGGGGTCAACGGG GTCTTCTACTACGCAGACAGAATCTTCGAGTCAGCAggggtgcccagcagcagcatccagtaTGTCACCGTGTCAATAGGTGCCATCAACGTGGTCATGACTCTGCTGGCT GTTTTCATCGTGGAATCCCTGGGGAGGAGGATCCTTCTCCTGGCTGgctttgtgctgtgctctgcctcctgtgctATCCTAACTCTGGCCCTCAACCTCCAG AGCACTGTCTCCTGGATGTCCTACCTCAGCATAGTCTGTGTCATTGCCTACATCATTGGACACGCCATCGGACCCA GTCCCATTCCTCCTGTGATGATCACGGAGATGTTCCTGCAGTCGTCCCGACCCGCGGCGTTCATGGTGGGGGGCTCTGTGCACTGGCTCAGCAACTTCACCGTGGGGCTGGTGTTCCTCTACATGGAG GCTGGGCTGGGGCCCTACAGCTTCCTCATCTTCTGCGCCATCTGCGTCGCCACCGTGCTTTACATCTTCTTCATTGTTCCCGAGACCAAGAATAAAACCTTCATGGAAATCAACAGGATCATGGCCAAGAGGAACAAAGTGGAGGTTCAGGAAAGCAAAGAGCTTAAAGATTCCTAccccctgggcaggcaggaagagaagaaatcGCTCTCCAGCAGTGAGATGTGA
- the GPR157 gene encoding G-protein coupled receptor 157 isoform X1: MSFWAFCLCLWGSCGGGGDEHSPAWGRILPMIWKNEVIFSSPGRPGKGSRAGEGLPVPVSITWRAAGRTRCPSLARDSSVTSWKLEPAPACAGGCWARCCPSALVPGAAGHAAVPLHWCRGLLGTLLSLCTGAGAAGHAAVPLHWCQGLLGTLLSLCTGAGAALGLLFSPRARSGTGSLPQGRCLSSAECQRPHRQREAAALRCSPPEGSFALGGGLCHVCSRCRCPPPQHAALSEYRPILPAAPALRPRGSVADKKLILIPVIFIFLRIWSTVRFVLTLCDSPAVQNSVLVVLHGVGNTFQGGANCIMFVLCTRAVRARLLALLCCGQLAWPGQGSPSSWQPHGDKDKDKDKDKDKDKDVPGPGQTKPLLPST, translated from the exons ATGTCCTTCTGGGCATTCTGCCTCTGCTTGTGGGGcagctgtggtggtggtggggatgAACACAGCCCTGCTTGGGGCAGGATCCTGCCGATGATTTGGAAGAACGAGGTGATTTTCAGCAGCCCTGGGCgtccagggaaggggagcagagctggggagggtttGCCGGTGCCTGTCAGCATCACCTGGCGCGCAGCAGGCAGGACAcgctgtcccagcctggccagagaCAGCAGCGTGACCTCCTGGAAACTGGAGCCGGCTCCTGCCTGTGCCGGGGGCTGCTGGGCACgctgctgtccctctgcactggtgccaggggctgctgggcacgctgctgtccctctgcacTGGTGCCGGGGGCTGCTGGGCACgctgctgtccctctgcacTGGTGCCGGGGCTGCTGGGCACgctgctgtccctctgcactggtgccaggggctgctgggcacgctgctgtccctctgcactggtgctggggcagcgctggggctgCTGTTCTCCCCTCGGGCTCGGAGCGGCACAGGCAGCCTCCCGCAGGGTCGCTGCTTGTCCTCAGCCGAATGTCAGCGTCCccacaggcagagagaggctgCTGCCCTTCGCTGCTCCCCTCCCGAGGGTTCCTTTGCTCTGGGAGGGGGCCTGTGCCACGTCTGCAGCCGCTGTCGCTGTCCCCCGCCGCAGCACGCCGCGCTGTCCGAGTACCGCCCCATCCTGCCCGCAGCGCCTGCCCTGCGGCCCCGCGGCAGCGTGGCGGACAAGAAGCTGATCCTCATCCCCGtcatcttcatcttcctccGCATCTGGAGCACCGTGCGCTTCGTGCTGACCCTCTGTGACTCCCCCGCCGTGCAGAACTCCGTCCTGGTCGTCCTGCAC GGAGTTGGGAACACGTTCCAAGGAGGAGCCAACTGCATCATGTTCGTGCTGTGCACCCGGGCGGTGCGGGCCcggctgctggccctgctctgctgtggccagctggcctggcctggccagggctcccccagctcctggcagccccacggggacaaggacaaggacaaggacaaggacaaggacaaggacaaggacgTGCCCGGCCCCGGGCAGACGAAGCcgctgctccccagcacctga
- the LOC119710483 gene encoding uncharacterized protein LOC119710483 isoform X2, translating to MRAEFRGEHSPGPGKLQELLEGLSWARKAPGAAGRTVLGQESSRSCWKDCPGPGKLRELLEGLSWARKAPGAAGSTVLGQESSGSCWKHCPGPGKLQELLEGLSWARKAPGAAGRTVLGQESSRSMAFMSWAWLSVMVRALWELQPGSVLHWNWDRTMFICCCCCWMVPLDVHPSSLAFRGPDHRGSWGFSRGSQSPAGSLAARGCGDVPRAPAGPAPARSRTVPGSELLGFVCALALLDHTGDGLGFVCHLEIMFYLIHSSSLARFLSIFSNFYKIKFSFFTRTLPSIDLCSTNRIWFLAPVLMDPALSSCWASDSNLPLPV from the exons ATGCGTGCTGAGTTCCGAGGTGAACACAGCCCCGGGCCAGGaaagctccaggagctgctggaaggactGTCCTGGGCCAGGaaagctccaggagctgctggaaggactGTCCTGGGCCAGGaaagctccaggagctgctggaaggactGTCCTGGGCCAGGAAAGCtccgggagctgctggaaggactGTCCTGGGCCAGGAAAGCtccgggagctgctggaagcactgTCCTGGGCCAGGAAAGCtccgggagctgctggaagcactgTCCTGGGCCAGGaaagctccaggagctgctggaaggactGTCCTGGGCCAGGAAAGCtccgggagctgctggaaggactGTCCTGGGCCAG GAAAGCTCCAGGAGCATGGCTTTCATGTCCTGGGCATGGCTTTCAGTCATGGTGAGAGCCCTCTgggagctccagcctggctctgttcTTCACTGGAACTGGGACAGAACGATgtttatttgctgctgctgctgctggatggtGCCTCTGGATGTTCATCCCTCCTCCCTGGCGTTTAGGGGCCCGGACCATCGGGGTTCATGGGGGTTCTCCCGAGGGAGTCAGAGCCCTGCAGGCTCCCTGGCTGCTCGGGGATGTGGGGATGTGCCCcgggctccagcagggccagcccctgCCCGCAGCAGGACAGTGCCTGGCTCGGAGCTCCTGGGCTTTGTCTGTGCCTTGGCACTGCTGGATCACACAGGGGACGGGCTGGGCTTTGTGTGCCATTTGGAGATCATGTTTTACCTCATTCACAGCTCCTCACTTGCTCgttttttaagtattttctcCAACTTTTACAAAATAAAGTTCAGTTTCTTTACCAGGACACTGCCCAGCATTGATTTGTGCAGCACCAACAGGATCTGGTTCCTGGCTCCAGTCCTCATGGACCCAGCCCTTTCCTCTTGCTGGGCATCAGACTCAAATCTCCCTCTCCCTGTTTGA